Proteins encoded together in one Accipiter gentilis chromosome 16, bAccGen1.1, whole genome shotgun sequence window:
- the LOC126046756 gene encoding keratin, type II cytoskeletal 5-like: MSRQCAARNQSKAGFSAASAFIPNASSTSFCLRSASQGGNCSTATGYGRFAGGFGSRSLYSLGGCKRISIAGRGGDFYGPAGFGAGTGISCGFGGAVGGAFGFGGGMGGPGFPAIPAGGIHEVSVNQSLLKPLNLEIDPNIQSIRKDEKDQIQTLNNKFASFIDKVRFLEQQNKVLETKWALLQEQGNKTVRNNIEPLFETYINNLRRQLNSLLTDKENLEGELNKVQSLAEDFKNKYEEEINKHTAVENEFVILKKEVDTAYMNKTELQARLDSLMEEIDFLRALYEAELSQMQTQISDTSVILTMDNNRSLDMDSIIAEVKAQYEDIANRSRAEAESWYQSRYEELQATAGRHGDDLRNTKQEISELNRHVQRLRSEIDSVKKQCASLQTAIADAEQRGEMAVKDARTKLAELEAALQKAKTDLARQLREYQELMNVKLALDIEIATYRKLLEGEECRLSGEGAGAVNISVTRTTVGTGYGSGNCLSFGGSSGVGGGVCAGGMGFSSGSGQGTAGSCAVGGSSSSTKYVSSTSSTKRCY; encoded by the exons ATGTCTCGCCAGTGCGCTGCAAGGAACCAGAGCAAAGCTGgcttcagtgctgcttctgcctTCATCCCAAAtgccagcagcaccagcttcTGCTTGCGTTCTGCATCCCAAGGTGGAAACTGCAGTACTGCCACTGGGTATGGAAGATTTGCTGGAGGTTTTGGAAGCAGGAGCCTCTACAGTCTTGGTGGGTGCAAGAGGATCTCCATAGCTGGAAGAGGTGGTGACTTCTACGGACCTGCAGGTTTTGGTGCTGGCACTGGGATCTCCTGTGGTTTTGGTGGTGCAGTTGGTGGTGCCTTTGGGTTTGGAGGTGGCATGGGTGGCCCTGGATTCCCTGCTATCCCAGCTGGGGGCATCCATGAAGTCTCAGTCAACCAGAGCCTTCTGAAACCTCTCAACCTGGAGATTGACCCCAACATCCAGAGTATCCGTAAGGATGAGAAGGATCAGATCCAAACCCTCAACAATAAATTTGCCTCCTTCATCGACAAG GTCCGATTCCTTGAACAACAGAACAAGGTCCTGGAGACCAAGTGGGCCCTTCTGCAAGAACAGGGGAACAAAACAGTCAGAAACAACATTGAGCCCCTCTTTGAGACCTACATCAACAACCTCAGGAGACAGCTGAACAGCTTGCTGACAGACAAGGAGAACTTGGAAGGGGAGCTGAACAAGGTGCAAAGCCTTGCTGAGGACTTCAAGAACAA ATACGAAGAGGAGATCAACAAGCACACAGCTGTCGAGAATGAATTTGTGATCCTGAAGAAG GAGGTAGACACTGCCTACATGAACAAGACAGAGCTGCAAGCCAGGCTGGACTCCCTTATGGAGGAGATAGATTTCCTCAGAGCCCTCTATGAAGCC GAACTGTCTCAGATGCAGACCCAGATCTCCGACACCTCTGTCATCCTGACCATGGACAACAACCGCAGCCTGGACATGGACAGCATCATTGCAGAGGTCAAAGCGCAGTACGAGGACATTGCTAACCGGAGCCGGGCGGAGGCTGAGTCTTGGTACCAGTCCAGG TATGAAGAACTGCAGGCTACAGCAGGCAGGCACGGGGACGACCTCCGTAACACCAAGCAGGAGATCTCTGAGCTCAACCGTCATGTCCAGCGCCTGCGGTCTGAAATCGACAGTGTGAAGAAACAG TGTGCCAGTTTGCAGACAGCCATTGCGGATGCTGAGCAGCGTGGGGAGATGGCCGTCAAGGATGCCAGGACAAAACTGGCTGagctggaagcagctctgcagaaggccAAGACAGACCTTGCCCGGCAGCTCCGCGAGTACCAGGAGCTCATGAACGTCAAGCTGGCCCTGGACATCGAGATTGCGACCTATAGGAAGCTGCTGGAGGGTGAGGAGTGCAG GCTCTCTGGAGAAGGTGCTGGTGCAGTGAATATCT CCGTGACCAGAACCACCGTAGGAACAGGATATGGAAGTGGAAACTGTCTCAGCTTTGGAGGCAGCAGCGGTGTTGGAGGTGGAGTCTGTGCTGGAGGAATGGGCTTCAGCTCTGGAAGCGGACAAGGCACAGCCGGGTCATGCGCGGTTGGTGGAAGCAGTTCCAGCACGAAGTATGTCTCCAGCACCTCTTCAACCAAGAGATGCTATTAA
- the LOC126046743 gene encoding keratin, type II cytoskeletal cochleal-like has translation MTAQTSVGIRSGGLTKSFSTASAAMPVNRSSFTSMSVSRSSGGGMGRISGGFGSRSLHNLGASKRISMSGGYCSARPGYSYGSGHGGLAYRVGGAGFGFGGGYGPGGIQEVMVNQHLLVPLNLEIDPNMQRVRQEEKDQIKSLNNKFASFIDKVRFLEQQNKVLETKWSLLKDQKVVKNNLEPMFDAYISNMRRQLEALGGDRLRLSSELKAMQDAVEDFTIRYEEEINKRTTAENDFVLLKKDADAAYMNKVDLGAKVDALTDEINFLRALYEAELSQMQSQISDTSVVLSMDNNRSLDLNSIIAEVRAQYEDIANRSRAEAESWYQSKYEELQLTAGQHGDDLHNTKMEISEMNRTIQRLHSEIDSVKKQCASLQTAIADAEQRGEMAVKDARAKLAGLEDALQKAKADLARQLREYQELMNVKLALDIEIATYRKLLEGEESRLAGEGVGAVNISVVSSGSSYGGGNMLGSGFSNRLSMGGSGASSGSGSCLARGFSSGMGSSSSMRFVSKSTTKKSYRS, from the exons ATGACTGCACAGACGTCAGTCGGCATTAGGTCAGGAGGACTCACTAAGAGTTTCAGTACTGCTTCTGCCGCTATGCCTGTTAACCGAAGCAGCTTCACCTCCATGTCCGTGTCCCGTAGCAGTGGTGGAGGCATGGGACGGATCAGTGGTGGTTTTGGCAGCAGGAGCCTTCACAATCTAGGGGCAAGCAAGAGGATTTCCATGAGCGGAGGGTATTGTTCTGCTAGACCAGGATACAGTTATGGGTCAGGTCATGGCGGGTTGGCATATAGAGTTGGTGGCgctgggtttgggtttggagGAGGATATGgccctggaggtattcaagagGTCATGGTCAACCAACACCTCTTGGTACCTCTTAACTTGGAGATTGACCCCAACATGCAGAGAGTGCggcaggaggagaaggaccaGATCAAATCCCTCAACAATAAATTTGCCTCTTTCATCGACAAG GTGCGGTTCCTGGAGCAACAAAATAAAGTACTGGAGACCAAATGGAGCCTCTTGAAAGACCAAAAAGTTGTAAAAAATAACCTTGAACCTATGTTTGACGCATACATCAGCAACATGAGGAGACAGCTTGAGGCTCTAGGAGGGGATAGGCTGCGGCTCAGCTCAGAGCTGAAGGCTATGCAGGATGCTGTTGAAGACTTCACGATCAG GTATGAAGAGGAGATCAACAAGCGCACGACTGCAGAGAATGACTTTGTTTTGCTCAAGAAG GACGCGGATGCTGCCTATATGAACAAGGTGGACCTGGGGGCCAAGGTGGATGCACTGACAGATGAGATTAACTTCCTGCGAGCCCTCTATGAAGCA GAGCTGTCTCAGATGCAGTCACAGATCTCAGACACCTCTGTGGTCCTATCCATGGACAACAACCGCAGCCTGGACCTGAACAGCATCATTGCAGAGGTCAGAGCGCAGTACGAAGACATCGCTAACCGGAGCCGGGCAGAGGCTGAGTCCTGGTACCAAAGCAAG TATGAGGAACTGCAGCTCACGGCTGGCCAGCATGGGGATGACCTCCACAACACCAAGATGGAGATCTCGGAGATGAACCGCACGATCCAGCGGCTCCACTCGGAAATTGATAGTGTAAAGAAACAG TGTGCCAGTTTGCAGACGGCCATTGCAGATGCTGAGCAGCGTGGGGAGATGGCCGTCAAGGATGCCAGGGCAAAACTGGCTGGCCTGGAAGATGCTCTGCAGAAAGCCAAGGCAGACCTGGCCCGGCAGCTCCGTGAATACCAGGAGCTCATGAACGTCAAGCTGGCCCTGGACATCGAGATCGCGACCTACAGAAAGCTGCTGGAGGGCGAggagagcag ACTGGCTGGAGAAGGCGTTGGTGCGGTGAATATTT CCGTGGTCTCATCTGGGAGCAGCTACGGAGGTGGGAACATGCTGGGCTCAGGCTTCAGCAACAGGCTCAGCATGGGGGGAAGCGGTGCCAGCTCCGGCAGCGGGAGCTGCCTGGCCAGGGGATTCAGCTCTGGCATGGGAAGCAGCTCAAGCATGAGGTTTGTATCGAAAAGCACTACCAAGAAGAGCTATCGGAGCTAA
- the LOC126046733 gene encoding keratin, type II cytoskeletal 6A-like translates to MSRQSTVRIQRGRSGFSAASAIVPNTCRTSFSSCSVTRVGNCNAGSGFARVGGGFGSKSLYNVGGCKRISVAGRGGSFYGSAGFGGGAGSVYGGGFGMPANLGYGYGAFGGGMGAAGFPNGGIHEVSVNQSLLKPLNLEIDPSIQRIRKEEKEQIKTLNNKFASFIDKVRFLEQQNKVLETKWSLLQEQGMKTVRNNLEPLFETYINNLRMQLNSLLSDKGRLEGELVNTQYLVEDFKKKYEDEINRRTVAENEFVTLKKDVDAAYMNKVELQAKVDALTEEINFLRALYEAELSQMQTQISDTSVVLTMDNNRNLDLDSIISEVKAQYEDIANRSRAEAESWYQTKYEELQATAGRHGDDLRNTKQEISELNRHVQRLRSEIDSVKKQCANLKAAIADAEERGELALKDAKAKLAELEDALQQAKADLARQLREYQELMNVKLALDIEIATYRKLLEGEECRLAGDGVPVNISVTRTTVGTGYGGGSNLSMGGGICNMGNSFSCGSGPGVSSTTLGGGSSSSVKFVSTSSTRRSYRS, encoded by the exons TGAGGATTCAGAGGGGAAGAAGTGGCTTCAGCGCTGCTTCGGCCATCGTCCCAAACACCTGCCGCACCAGCTTCAGTTCATGCTCTGTCACCCGGGTTGGAAACTGCAATGCTGGCAGCGGGTTTGCTAGGGTTGGTGGTGGCTTTGGAAGCAAAAGCCTCTACAATGTTGGTGGATGCAAGAGGATCTCTGTGGCTGGAAGGGGTGGTAGCTTCTATGGATCCGCAGGTTTTGGTGGTGGCGCTGGTAGCGTGTATGGTGGTGGCTTTGGCATGCCAGCTAACCTTGGCTATGGATATGGTGCCTTTGGTGGTGGCATGGGTGCTGCTGGATTCCCAAATGGGGGCATCCACGAAGTCTCCGTCAACCAGAGCCTTCTGAAACCTCTCAACTTGGAGATTGACCCCAGCATCCAAAGGATccgaaaggaggagaaggaacaaaTCAAAACCCTCAATAACAAATTTGCCTCCTTCATTGACAAG GTCCGATTCCTTGAGCAACAAAATAAAGTGCTGGAAACCAAGTGGAGCCTGCTTCAGGAGCAGGGGATGAAAACAGTTAGGAACAACCTGGAGCCGCTTTTCGAGACTTACATCAACAACCTCAGGATGCAGCTGAACAGTTTGCTGAGCGACAAGGGAAGGCTGGAGGGTGAGCTCGTCAACACACAGTACCTGGTTGAGGATTTCAAGAAAAA GTATGAAGATGAAATCAACAGGCGTACAGTTGCAGAGAATGAATTTGTGACACTCAAGAAG GATGTAGATGCTGCCTATATGAATAAGGTGGAACTACAAGCCAAGGTAGATGCGCTGACTGAAGAAATTAACTTCTTGAGAGCCCTCTACGAAGCA GAGCTGTCTCAGATGCAGACCCAGATCTCCGACACCTCTGTTGTTCTCACCATGGACAACAACCGAAACCTGGACCTGGACAGCATCATCTCGGAGGTCAAAGCGCAGTATGAGGACATCGCCAACAGAAGTCGGGCTGAAGCAGAGTCCTGGTACCAAACCAAG TACGAAGAGCTGCAGGCTACGGCAGGCAGGCACGGGGACGACCTCCGTAACACCAAGCAGGAGATCTCTGAGCTCAACCGCCACGTCCAGCGGCTGCGGTCTGAAATCGACAGTGTGAAGAAACAG TGTGCAAATCTGAAAGCGGCCATCGCAGATGCTGAGGAGCGCGGGGAGCTGGCCCTCAAGGATGCCAAGGCCAAACTGGCCGAGCTGGAAGATGCTCTGCAACAGGCCAAGGCTGACCTGGCCCGGCAGCTCCGCGAGTACCAGGAGCTCATGAACGTCAAGCTGGCCCTGGACATCGAGATCGCGACCTACAGAAAGCTGTTGGAGGGCGAGGAGTGCAG GCTGGCTGGAGATGGTGTCCCAGTGAATATCT CCGTGACCAGAACAACTGTGGGGACGGGATACGGAGGAGGAAGTAACCTCAGCATGGGAGGGGGAATCTGCAATATGGGGAACAGCTTCAGCTGTGGAAGTGGTCCTGGGGTTAGCAGCACCACCCTTGGAGGCGGCAGCAGCTCCAGTGTGAAGTTTGTCTCAACCTCCTCCACCAGAAGAAGTTACAGAAGCTAA